The following coding sequences lie in one Glycine soja cultivar W05 chromosome 16, ASM419377v2, whole genome shotgun sequence genomic window:
- the LOC114389554 gene encoding germin-like protein subfamily 1 member 7, translated as MKVVYLLVALLALTSTVVSAYDPSPLQDFCVAAKEKDGVFVNGKFCKDPKLVKAEDFFRHVEPGKTDNPLGSNVTQVFVDQLPGLNTLGIGLARIDFAPKGLNAPHTHPRGTEILIVLEGTLYVGFVTSNQDGNRLFTKVLNKGDVFVFPIGLIHFQLNVGYGNAVAIAGLSSQNPGAITIANALFKANPPISSEVLTKAFQVDKSIIDYLQKQSWYDNNN; from the exons atgaagGTTGTCTACTTGCTTGTTGCCCTCTTGGCTTTGACATCAACTGTTGTCTCTGCCTATGACCCTAGTCCTCTGCAAGATTTTTGTGTGGCAGCCAAAGAAAAAGATGGTG TATTTGTGAACGGGAAATTCTGCAAGGACCCCAAGCTTGTCAAAGCAGAAGATTTCTTCAGACATGTGGAACCTGGGAAAACTGACAACCCACTAGGTTCAAACGTGACTCAGGTGTTTGTTGATCAACTACCGGGACTAAACACGCTCGGCATAGGTTTGGCTCGCATAGATTTTGCTCCAAAGGGTTTGAACGCTCCCCACACTCACCCTCGCGGCACTGAGATCCTTATAGTCCTTGAGGGTACTCTTTATGTTGGATTTGTGACTTCCAATCAAGATGGAAATCGCCTCTTCACCAAAGTGCTGAACAAGGGTGATGTGTTTGTGTTCCCAATTGGTCTCATTCATTTCCAATTGAATGTGGGATATGGCAATGCTGTTGCCATTGCTGGTCTTAGCAGTCAAAATCCAGGAGCTATCACTATTGCAAATGCTTTGTTTAAAGCTAATCCACCTATTTCTTCTGAGGTTCTCACCAAAGCTTTCCAGGTGGACAAGAGCATAATTGATTATCTTCAAAAGCAATCTTGGTACGACAACAATAACTAA